Proteins from one Sabethes cyaneus chromosome 2, idSabCyanKW18_F2, whole genome shotgun sequence genomic window:
- the LOC128736119 gene encoding uncharacterized protein LOC128736119 → MEGPAVENDTPNTPVNNEEMANCVNCNRPDHVDDFVQCDTCDSWWHQSCAGVTPSIADRPWSCRSCAQDIVSVHNTSSKAGSARLALQHQKLKEQHELERKYIDDKYKLMEAELDAAEENASGRTRTSKRADIDKVRKWINENAGQGEGATGPVEDSDAAPSTLLPAPLGQNDVAVAHVRASGSPLKHPAIPSQVRHSLGPKAAVNKMPSTLLQRPIVKQTSNLTTKQTRPLEGHAAGPSKGAVPKVQQDCSTLVKRNVEGRTIPRPPVPKVQGKPNQSLINVNPAQPSDENANLKHLISQFGNLFQPKPRPNYILNSGKRPVPIEPPAFSEYIPTPSQLAARQVMPRDLPQFSGNPADWPVFISSFTNSTLACGYTSTENLCRLQRSLKGAAYDAVQSRLLLPESVPQVMDTLYLLYGRPELLIHALLDKVRSVPAPKVDKLETLIDFGMAVQCLCDHLEAAGQLAHLSNPSLLMELVGKLPAHVKMEWGYFLRDYPEVNLKTFSEFMSNVVISASKVTVYDGKSGRSVLGEKSKPKFRGIVNAHSDTTEEVREKDISCYVCKKSGHRVQECRTFKSLSIDERWRCIQTNKLCRNCLCSHGRRSCKRSSSCGMNGCQYRHHPLLHSVRYSAISHPPHVSSGENHTHRQMGQSLFFRIIPVTLFGPHAVVNAFAFLDDGSSMTLIEEKLVEQLGVNGENRPLCLMWTGNVTRTESSSQQVSLSISPASGQIKHTLDDVRTVKELSLPKQTVSYEELSGKYQHLRGLPIANYTDAVPRLLIGVNNVNLIVPLKVKEGRSCEPVAAKTRLGWCVYGGQGAGNAIQSLNCHSCDCTSDEDMHHTVKDYFALEDVATHTTISLLSEEEKRAQRILEETTVRVGSRFETGLLWKYDQIKFPDSYYMALRRLQCLEKRMERNPKLRENIHLQLVDYEKKGYAHRASEVELASGNADRIWYLPLGAVINPRKPEKVRLIWDAAAKVGNISLNTLLLKGPDQLTVLPAVLARFRQFKVAVSADIKEMFHQILIRKEDRNSQRFLWRKDPSSPPDVYLMDVATFGSTCSPASAQFIKNRNAAEFEKQYPRAVEGIIRNHYVDDSLESYSSVEEAVRVSEEMRSIHGKAGFQLRNWLSNSGEVLSRLGETKPLIDKNVGSDRKAFERVLGMLWLTEEDVLCLATTVQEPIQKLIDEGKQPTKRQILKCLMGFFDPLGLWSAFLVHGKILLQDVWRSGIQWDEKVDEAAFERWSEWASLFRTIAEIRVPRCYFQNATSRHYQNLQLYIFADASEVAYAAAAYFRITNSDGVGKSVLVAAKTKVAPLKPSSIPRLELRAAVLGVRLMQFVEESHNVKVQQRFLWSDSTTVL, encoded by the coding sequence ATGGAGGGTCCCGCCGTTGAAAACGACACGCCAAATACGCCCGTCAACAACGAAGAGATGGCGAATTGCGTGAATTGTAATCGCCCAGACCACGTGGACGATTTTGTGCAGTGTGACACATGTGATTCATGGTGGCACCAGTCTTGTGCCGGCGTTACGCCCTCGATTGCCGATCGACCGTGGAGTTGTAGGTCGTGTGCACAAGATATCGTATCGGTACACAACACGTCATCGAAAGCAGGTTCGGCACGGCTAGCGCTGCAACACCAGAAGCTGAAAGAGCAGCACGAACTGGAACGAAAGTACATCGACGATAAGTACAAGCTGATGGAGGCCGAACTGGATGCGGCAGAGGAGAACGCCAGTGGTCGGACGCGAACCAGCAAGCGTGCTGACATCGACAAGGTTAGGAAGTGGATCAACGAGAATGCAGGTCAAGGAGAAGGCGCAACGGGTCCTGTTGAGGACAGTGATGCCGCCCCCTCGACGCTGCTCCCCGCACCACTCGGCCAAAACGATGTTGCCGTTGCCCACGTTCGAGCATCTGGGAGTCCGCTAAAACATCCAGCTATACCATCGCAAGTGCGGCATTCTTTAGGACCAAAGGCGGCGGTCAACAAAATGCCTTCCACCCTGTTGCAGCGACCGATAGTAAAGCAGACTTCGAATCTGACGACGAAGCAAACACGACCGTTGGAAGGACATGCTGCGGGTCCCAGCAAAGGAGCGGTTCCCAAGGTGCAGCAAGACTGTTCAACGCTGGTGAAAAGGAATGTAGAAGGTAGAACCATCCCTAGACCCCCCGTACCAAAAGTGCAAGGTAAGCCGAACCAATCATTAATAAATGTTAATCCCGCTCAACCGAGCGATGAGAATGCAAACCTCAAACATCTGATTAGCCAATTTGGAAATCTTTTCCAACCTAAGCCACGACCAAATTACATTTTGAATTCCGGAAAACGGCCGGTACCAATTGAGCCTCCGGCGTTCTCCGAATATATCCCCACCCCCTCGCAACTAGCCGCGCGACAGGTTATGCCGCGGGATCTGCCACAGTTTTCGGGCAATCCTGCAGACTGGCCCGTATTCATAAGCAGTTTTACAAACTCGACACTTGCTTGTGGATACACCAGTACTGAAAATTTATGTCGTCTCCAACGCAGCCTGAAAGGCGCCGCATATGATGCTGTACAAAGTCGTCTCCTTCTTCCGGAGTCAGTCCCTCAGGTTATGGATACCCTGTATCTACTTTATGGAAGACCAGAGCTGCTAATACACGCGCTTCTGGACAAGGTTCGTTCTGTTCCCGCACCGAAAGTCGATAAATTAGAAACACTCATCGATTTCGGTATGGCTGTCCAATGTCTTTGCGATCACCTCGAGGCAGCAGGTCAACTCGCGCATTTGTCTAATCCCTCTCTGTTAATGGAACTCGTAGGGAAGCTTCCGGCTCATGTGAAGATGGAATGGGGTTACTTTCTGCGCGACTACCCGGAAGTTAACCTTAAAACCTTCAGTGAGTTTATGTCAAACGTTGTGATATCCGCGAGTAAAGTGACAGTGTATGACGGAAAAAGTGGCAGGAGTGTACTGGGAGAAAAATCGAAGCCGAAGTTTCGAGGAATAGTTAACGCACACTCTGATACAACGGAGGAGGTGCGTGAAAAGGATATATCGTGCTACGTCTGTAAGAAATCTGGACACCGTGTGCAGGAGTGCAGAACATTTAAGTCGCTGTCTATCGACGAACGATGGAGATGCATCCAAACCAACAAGCTGTGTCGGAACTGTTTGTGTAGTCATGGCAGGCGAAGCTGTAAGCGTTCGAGTAGCTGCGGAATGAATGGATGCCAGTACCGTCATCATCCTCTACTCCACTCTGTGAGATACAGTGCAATCAGCCATCCGCCGCACGTATCATCTGGGGAAAACCATACCCATCGGCAGATGGGACAGTCTTTATTCTTTCGTATAATTCCGGTGACGCTCTTCGGGCCACATGCTGTTGTTAATGCTTTCGCTTTCCTCGACGACGGGTCGTCAATGACGCTGATAGAAGAGAAATTAGTGGAGCAACTGGGAGTCAACGGCGAGAACCGGCCACTATGCTTGATGTGGACTGGTAACGTAACCAGAACGGAATCTTCATCGCAGCAAGTATCATTATCAATCTCTCCGGCAAGTGGACAAATAAAACATACACTGGATGATGTGCGCACGGTTAAGGAGCTTTCCCTTCCTAAGCAAACGGTATCGTATGAAGAGTTATCTGGAAAATATCAGCATCTTCGTGGGCTGCCAATAGCCAACTACACTGATGCAGTGCCGCGATTGCTCATTGGTGTAAATAACGTGAATTTGATTGTGCCCTTGAAGGTGAAAGAAGGTAGAAGTTGTGAACCAGTTGCTGCGAAAACAAGGCTGGGCTGGTGTGTATATGGTGGACAGGGAGCAGGGAACGCGATACAATCACTGAATTGTCATTCTTGCGACTGCACCAGTGACGAAGATATGCACCATACGGTAAAGGACTACTTTGCTCTTGAGGACGTCGCCACTCACACAACAATAAGCCTGCTATCGGAGGAAGAGAAGCGTGCTCAGCGGATTCTAGAAGAGACAACAGTTCGCGTGGGAAGCCGTTTCGAAACGGGACTCTTGTGGAAGTATGACCAGATTAAGTTCCCGGATAGCTATTACATGGCCCTCCGCCGGCTGCAGTGTCTCGAAAAGCGGATGGAGCGGAATCCTAAGCTACGAGAAAACATCCATCTTCAGCTGGTGGATTATGAGAAGAAGGGATACGCCCACCGGGCATCGGAAGTGGAGCTGGCGAGTGGAAACGCAGATCGGATCTGGTACTTGCCGCTTGGGGCGGTGATAAATCCCAGAAAACCTGAAAAAGTCCGACTCATATGGGACGCGGCGGCAAAGGTAGGAAATATTTCCCTGAATACGCTCCTACTCAAGGGACCGGATCAACTCACAGTGTTACCGGCAGTTTTGGCACGTTTTCGGCAGTTCAAGGTGGCAGTTTCGGCGGACATCAAAGAGATGTTCCACCAAATACTTATTCGAAAGGAAGATCGCAACTCACAGCGGTTTCTTTGGCGAAAGGATCCTTCGAGTCCTCCAGACGTCTATCTAATGGACGTAGCAACCTTCGGGTCAACGTGTTCGCCGGCGTCCGCACAGTTCATCAAGAACAGGAATGCGGCAGAATTCGAGAAACAGTATCCCCGGGCTGTCGAAGGGATAATTAGAAACCACTATGTGGATGATTCGCTGGAGAGTTATAGCAGTGTAGAGGAGGCGGTACGCGTTTCTGAGGAGATGCGGTCGATTCACGGAAAGGCAGGATTTCAGTTAAGGAACTGGTTGTCTAATAGTGGAGAAGTCTTGAGCCGTCTCGGTGAAACGAAGCCGTTGATCGACAAAAATGTCGGCTCGGACAGGAAGGCGTTTGAACGCGTACTTGGGATGTTATGGTTGACCGAGGAGGATGTCCTGTGTTTAGCTACAACGGTTCAAGAACCCATCCAAAAGTTGATTGACGAAGGAAAGCAGCCGACCAAAAGGCAAATTCTAAAATGCCTAATGGGATTCTTTGACCCCCTGGGCCTATGGAGTGCGTTCCTGGTGCACGGGAAAATTCTGCTGCAAGATGTCTGGCGCAGCGGAATCCAATGGGATGAAAAAGTCGATGAGGCGGCCTTCGAACGTTGGAGTGAGTGGGCCAGCTTGTTCCGGACTATCGCTGAAATTCGTGTTCCTCGGTGCTACTTTCAGAACGCTACCAGTCGGCATTATCAGAACCTTCAGTTGTACATCTTCGCAGACGCCAGTGAGGTTGCTTATGCCGCGGCAGCGTATTTTCGAATCACAAATTCAGACGGAGTTGGTAAAAGCGTCCTGGTCGCGGCAAAGACCAAAGTGGCCCCCTTAAAGCCATCCTCAATTCCTCGCTTGGAACTACGAGCTGCAGTGTTGGGAGTTAGGTTGATGCAGTTTGTCGAAGAGAGCCACAACGTGAAGGTTCAACAGCGGTTTCTATGGAGCGACTCAACAACCGTACTGTAA
- the LOC128734557 gene encoding peroxisomal targeting signal 1 receptor, producing MSFKDLVEPECGGANPLMNLGRQVTRDVAFQDEGFAGGRSAFIGSENDLVKEFMGQVAPAPQSFRMDVLLKEMRDIDRQNFHQRQIIPGPPVIEEVNRSDLNWEKEFAIGSSIGSQGITPTGQRAESKLTSIWSNSQLDPIEGTINAGPSNILYTKDFFDLNEPKSEEEQQSIRQAAGELAEVSYRRDTEKLNYSEFLHFINNVGDGAVRIHDGQVTGGGTNVWANEFDQLAAGPSKTISKDEPSIAEDWAMAFEEDKKREQEAAENYNKQFWDRLQNEWHSLSENESQHPWLSEFSEFYDPYKEYKFDEENPMSNVENAFDKGKAFLAQGDIPSAVLCFEAAVKQDPENPEIWELLGFSQAENEKDPNAIAALNKALSFNANNMPVLMALAVSYTNESMQNQALRMLVKWMKCNPKYETLVPPEMLQPQESFLASSLMGGPSLQEVQDLFIKAVQKSPNEIDADIQEALGVLFNLSSEYDKAVDCFRAAAQVRPNSSKIWNRLGASLANGNRSVEAVEAYQRALEIHPGFIRARYNVGIICINLKAYKEGVEHLLTALNHQASSIARAGINVSSPANQMSSTIWITLRMVMSLMGRQDLQQAIDNRDLEVLNREFPMSND from the exons ATGTCCTTTAAAGATTTAGTGGAACCGGAATGCGGTGGGGCAAATCCGCTGATGAACCTGGGTCGACAGGTTACTCGGGATGTAGCTTTCCAAGATGAAGGATTTGCAGGAGGACGGTCGGCATTCATCGGATCGGAAAATGATCTGGTAAAGGAGTTCATGGGACAAGTTGCACCGGCTCCACAGTCATTTCGCATGGATGTACTGTTGAAGGAGATGAGAGATATCGACAGGCAGAATTTTCATCAACGTCAGATCATACCAGGACCTCCAGTAATCGAAGAGGTTAACCGATCGGATTTGAATTGGGAAAAGGAATTCGCGATTGGTTCATCTATCGGATCGCAAGGAATTACTCCTACAGGCCAGCGTGCGGAAAGTAAGCTTACCAGC ATCTGGTCAAACTCACAGCTGGATCCGATTGAAGGTACAATTAATGCAGGACCGAGCAACATTTTATATACGAAAGATTTTTTCGATTTGAACGAACCGAAGAGCGAGGAAGAACAACAGTCGATTCGCCAGGCTGCCGGAGAGTTGGCTGAGGTCTCTTATCGCCGTGATACGGAAAAACTTAACTACAGCGAG TTTCTGCATTTTATCAACAATGTTGGCGATGGCGCCGTAAGGATTCACGATGGTCAAGTAACTGGCGGTGGAACAAATGTTTGGGCGAACGAGTTCGACCAGTTAGCCGCTGGGCCATCGAAAACTATCAGCAAGGACGAACCAAGCATCGCTGAAGATTGGGCTATGGCTTTCGAGGAGGATAAGAAACGGGAACAAGAGGCAGCTGAAAACTACAACAAGCAGTTTTGGGATCGTTTGCAGAACGAGTGGCATTCACTTTCGGAAAATGAGAGTCAGCACCCGTGGTTGTCAGAATTTTCCGAATTTTACGATCCGTACAAAGAGTACAAGTTTGATGAGGAGAATCCTATGTCGAACGTAGAGAATGCTTTCGATAAAGGTAAAGCTTTTTTGGCACAGGGAGATATTCCAAGTGCAGTGTTATGCTTCGAGGCAGCGGTGAAACAAGATCCGGAAAATCCGGAGATTTGGGAATTACTTGGATTCAGTCAGGCAGAGAACGAAAAAGATCCCAATGCCATTGCTGCTCTTAATAAGGCACTATCATTTAATGCAAACAACATGCCTGTACTGATGGCATTGGCTGTTTCTTATACGAATGAAAGCATGCAAAATCAAGCGCTAAGAATGCTGGTCAAGTGGATGAAGTGTAATCCCAAGTACGAAACTTTGGTTCCACCGGAAATGTTGCAACCACAGGAATCATTTTTAGCCAGCTCGCTAATGGGTGGCCCCAGTCTACAGGAAGTTCAGGACTTGTTTATTAAGGCGGTCCAAAAATCTCCGAATGAAATCGACGCTGATATACAAGAAGCTTTGGGTGTTCTATTCAACCTAAGTTCGGAATACGATAAAGCAGTTGACTGTTTTCGGGCTGCTGCTCAAGTTCGCCCGAACAGCTCAAAAATTTGGAACCGCTTAGGTGCCAGCTTGGCTAATGGAAATCGCAGTGTAGAAGCAGTAGAAGCCTACCAACGGGCTTTGGAAATTCATCCCGGTTTTATTCGAGCGCGCTACAATGTTGGCATCATTTGTATCAACCTTAAAGCATACAAGGAGGGAGTCGAACATCTGTTAACAGCTTTGAATCATCAGGCATCTTCAATAGCACGTGCGGGAATAAATGTGTCCTCCCCGGCCAACCAGATGTCGAGTACGATTTGGATTACGTTGCGTATGGTGATGTCTCTGATGGGGAGACAGGATTTACAACAGGCAATTGATAACCGTGATTTGGAAGTGCTTAATCGCGAGTTTCCAATGAGTAACGATTGA
- the LOC128733565 gene encoding 3-ketoacyl-CoA thiolase, mitochondrial, with protein sequence MSAITKGVFIVGAKRTAFGTFGGAFKNTNATQLQTVAAKAALDAAGVKPDQVDTVNIGQVLVLSSSDGAFLPRHLSLHCGIPIDKPALGVNRLCGSGFQSIVNGAQDILLGAAKVSLTGGVDNMSQTPYTVRGTRFGIPLGTNPALEDALWVGLSDSFCKLPMALTAENLAEKYKIPREKVDEFALRSQQLWKKAQDAGVFKTEIAPTKLKVKGKEVDFAVDEHPRPQTTLEGLNKLPALFKKGGAVTAGTASGICDGAAAVVLASEEAVKQYNLTPLARLVAYSTVGVPPEIMGIGPVPAIQNVLKVAGLTKDDVDLFEINEAFGVQTLACVQELGLDMNKFNLNGGAIALGHPLGASGSRITGHLVHELKRKGLKRAIGSACIGGGQGIALLVESV encoded by the exons ATGTCAGCTATAACAAAGG GTGTATTCATTGTTGGAGCTAAGCGCACTGCTTTTGGTACGTTTGGTGGTGCGTTTAAAAATACGAATGCCACACAGTTGCAGACGGTTGCTGCTAAGGCCGCGCTTGATGCCGCCGGTGTCAAGCCCGACCAAGTCGATACGGTGAACATTGGCCAGGTGTTGGTGCTGTCCTCTTCCGATGGTGCGTTTCTACCCAGACATTTGTCGTTGCATTGTGGTATTCCTATTGATAAACCAGCTCTTGGCGTTAACCGACTGTGCGGTTCGGGATTTCAATCGATTGTCAATGGAGCCCAAGATATTTTGCTCGGAGCGGCCAAAGTGTCGCTTACCGGGGGAGTAGATAACATGAGTCAAACCCCTTACACTGTACGAGGTACGCGTTTTGGCATACCGCTCGGTACGAATCCTGCATTAGAAGATGCATTATGG GTTGGATTGAGTGACTCGTTTTGTAAACTTCCTATGGCACTTACAGCGGAAAATTTGGCCGAGAAATACAAAATTCCCCGCGAGAAAGTCGATGAATTTGCTCTTCGCTCACAACAGTTGTGGAAAAAGGCCCAAGACGCTGGAGTATTCAAAACTGAGATTGCACCTACTAAGTTAAAAGTTAAGGGCAAGGAAGTAGACTTCGCTGTTGACGAGCATCCTCGTCCGCAAACTACTTTGGAGGGTCTGAACAAGCTTCCTGCACTGTTCAAAAAGGGTGGAGCCGTTACTGCGGGGACTGCTTCG GGAATTTGCGATGGTGCAGCTGCCGTTGTTCTAGCTTCCGAAGAGGCCGTTAAGCAGTACAACCTTACTCCGCTGGCTCGCCTGGTAGCGTATAGCACGGTGGGAGTGCCTCCTGAGATCATGGGTATTGGGCCAGTACCGGCCATTCAGAATGTGCTGAAAGTAGCGGGACTCACGAAAGACGACGTTGATCTGTTCGAAATAAACGAAGCTTTTGGTGTGCAGACCTTGGCTTGCGTGCAGGAGCTCGGTTTAGACATGAATAAATTCAACCTCAACGGTGGAGCTATCGCTTTGGGTCATCCGCTTGGAGCATCTGGATCACGAATTACCGGGCACTTGGTACACGAACTAAAACGTAAGGGACTGAAACGAGCGATTGGGTCTGCCTGTATTGGTGGAGGTCAAGGTATTGCACTGCTAGTAGAATcagtttaa